The window TTCTGACAAAATTCCTTCCGGGCCAGAGAAAAACATTTTTAGCTGTTTGATTGGAAATAGTACTTCCTCCTCTCAACCGCTTTCCTGATCTATAGTCTGCCATGGCACCTTCCAAGGCCTCCCAATCAAAGCCATTATGGTTTAAAAATTTTTGGTCCTCTGAGGCAATCACCGCCATATACAAGTGAGGAGATATTTCTTCTATAGGAACCCATTTTTTATTAAGCACCACCTTTTCTTCAGAGAATACCTGATGTATGGTCCGAATACCAATCAAGGGTGTGAAATAAACCGGCAATACCTTAAGTGCCAAGACCATTAGCACCGATATACCCCAAAAGACTAATAAAACCCTTCCAAGCCAAGCTACTAACCTTTTCAATGTATTTATAATTAAAATATAAATTGAATATTAATTCGATAACAGGCATTGTACACCAAATACCTACAGGAAAAAATAGTACATCAGCCTATAATGGAAAGCTTTATCCTACAAAAAACGTGGTGAATGAATGCCATTGGCTTAATTTAATTCGTTAATACGGCCAAACTTTTTCCCAAATCAGTTAAACCAACTCACTCAAGAAAAAGCTTGGCCGGACTTAAGCACCGCTAGGCAAAAATTGTTTATTCCTCATCGGAATATTGAGAAAAATCTACAACTTCATCTTCAAGGTAATGTGGATACATTTTCTTATGAATTTTCT of the Cyclobacterium marinum DSM 745 genome contains:
- the mtgA gene encoding monofunctional biosynthetic peptidoglycan transglycosylase; amino-acid sequence: MKRLVAWLGRVLLVFWGISVLMVLALKVLPVYFTPLIGIRTIHQVFSEEKVVLNKKWVPIEEISPHLYMAVIASEDQKFLNHNGFDWEALEGAMADYRSGKRLRGGSTISNQTAKNVFLWPGRNFVRKALEAYFTVLIELTWSKQRILEVYLNVIEMGDGLYGAEAAAQKYFNKPASKLSRQEAALIAAILPNPIQWRADRPTGYIKKRQAWILKNMNNLGELKFEN